A region from the Candidatus Gracilibacteria bacterium genome encodes:
- a CDS encoding formate--phosphoribosylaminoimidazolecarboxamide ligase, producing the protein MHSTQIQDYCIATIGSHTALQIMKGAKDEGFRTLCVVTPKTRPLYEHYGSVDEFLEIEHFKDFPTLEEELIHRNAIVIPHGSFVSYLGPDAVAKLKVMHYGTKGILKWESDRAMERTWLAKAGLTLPIVFKTPEEIDRPVIIKFHGALGGSGYFIANSTEEFYERIKDYPDHKKYAIQEYIVGVPMYVHYFYSPLTDELEIMSFDKRYESNADSIGRIAAKDQLVANLRTSYTVTGNIPLVVRESLLPGFYEMGRRVVETSRTLAGVEGKGLFGPFCLEGIIDTDLNYFVFEISARIVAGTNPYINGSPYTWLRYNEPMSTGRRLARDIKKGIESGEMEKILG; encoded by the coding sequence ATGCATTCAACTCAAATTCAAGACTATTGCATTGCCACGATCGGCAGTCACACGGCTTTGCAAATCATGAAAGGCGCTAAAGATGAAGGATTCCGTACCTTATGCGTGGTGACCCCCAAAACGCGCCCGCTTTATGAGCATTATGGATCGGTCGATGAATTTCTAGAAATTGAACATTTCAAAGATTTTCCAACACTCGAAGAGGAGCTCATTCATCGTAATGCCATCGTGATTCCGCATGGGTCTTTTGTCAGCTACTTGGGCCCTGACGCTGTGGCAAAACTCAAGGTCATGCACTACGGCACCAAAGGAATTTTAAAATGGGAATCGGACCGAGCCATGGAGCGAACATGGCTTGCGAAAGCCGGACTTACGCTCCCAATAGTTTTCAAAACCCCGGAGGAAATAGATCGTCCGGTGATCATTAAATTTCACGGAGCCTTGGGCGGGTCCGGTTATTTTATCGCCAATTCCACCGAGGAATTTTACGAACGCATCAAGGACTATCCGGACCATAAAAAATACGCGATTCAAGAATACATCGTGGGAGTTCCGATGTACGTGCATTATTTTTATTCTCCGCTCACGGATGAGTTGGAAATCATGAGTTTTGACAAACGTTACGAATCCAATGCCGACTCCATCGGTCGCATCGCGGCCAAGGATCAATTGGTGGCCAATCTTCGCACCAGTTACACCGTCACAGGGAACATTCCGTTGGTGGTGCGTGAGTCGCTTTTGCCCGGATTTTATGAGATGGGTCGACGCGTGGTGGAAACTTCTCGCACATTGGCCGGAGTGGAAGGCAAAGGGCTTTTTGGCCCGTTCTGCTTGGAGGGAATTATTGATACGGATTTGAATTATTTTGTATTTGAAATTTCCGCCCGCATCGTGGCCGGAACCAATCCGTACATCAACGGGTCGCCGTACACCTGGTTGCGCTACAATGAGCCCATGTCCACCGGCCGCCGCCTCGCTCGCGATATCAAGAAGGGGATTGAGAGCGGGGAGATGGAGAAGATTTTAGGCTAA
- a CDS encoding DJ-1/PfpI family protein has product MTKIIMILAPERYQEQEYGDPRRVFEEEGFTVKTTSTVKVAQGKLGGKTTVDLLLQDVQVNDFDAIVFVGGPGAFVYFEDEVALNLARAFEKEGKWVTAICAGPGILANAGVLKGKRATSWPGEGDHLKEKGATYTNAAVEQDGKIITANGPLAAEAFGQTIVAAMKEGK; this is encoded by the coding sequence ATGACAAAAATCATCATGATCCTTGCCCCGGAACGATATCAAGAACAGGAGTACGGGGACCCGCGACGGGTTTTTGAAGAAGAAGGATTTACCGTTAAAACCACAAGTACGGTCAAAGTCGCTCAAGGAAAATTGGGAGGAAAAACTACGGTTGATCTTTTATTACAAGACGTGCAAGTGAATGATTTTGACGCCATTGTTTTTGTGGGAGGACCTGGAGCATTTGTGTATTTTGAAGATGAAGTGGCCTTAAATTTGGCCCGCGCGTTTGAAAAAGAAGGCAAGTGGGTGACCGCCATTTGTGCCGGTCCGGGAATTTTGGCGAATGCCGGAGTGCTCAAGGGCAAACGGGCGACTTCTTGGCCGGGAGAGGGGGATCACTTAAAGGAAAAGGGCGCAACTTACACCAATGCCGCGGTGGAGCAGGATGGGAAAATCATCACCGCCAACGGCCCATTGGCAGCCGAAGCCTTTGGTCAAACCATTGTCGCGGCCATGAAGGAGGGAAAGTAA
- a CDS encoding DUF5652 family protein, giving the protein MNFEAIQNFIMNNETNVIIQFLLDPWSFAQQSWFWWALVGLILLILWCIIWKGFALWYSARNNQKAWFIVLLGVNTLGILEILYLVFWRANKKKSLWKKLTSLKK; this is encoded by the coding sequence ATGAACTTCGAAGCCATCCAAAATTTCATTATGAATAATGAAACCAATGTCATCATCCAATTTCTTTTGGATCCTTGGTCTTTCGCACAACAATCTTGGTTTTGGTGGGCCTTGGTCGGGCTGATCCTACTCATTCTTTGGTGCATCATTTGGAAAGGGTTTGCCTTGTGGTATTCCGCGCGCAACAATCAAAAAGCATGGTTTATCGTTTTGTTGGGTGTGAACACTCTCGGGATTCTAGAAATTTTATATTTGGTATTTTGGCGTGCCAACAAAAAGAAAAGTCTTTGGAAAAAACTCACCTCATTAAAAAAGTAA
- a CDS encoding HDIG domain-containing metalloprotein produces the protein MNYPDAHRIMQENLQNKNMHKHSYAVEAGMRAYARKFGEDEEMWAVAGVLHDFDYEKWPQEHPTKGKPILEQMNVPANIVQAIQEHGDIPAESLMGKALKAVDRLSGFVTAVALVRPDKKIGSVEVKSVLKKMKDKGFAAQIDREDLKKCADDLGVPFEEHVEIVLRAMQGIAEKLGL, from the coding sequence ATGAACTACCCCGACGCGCATCGCATCATGCAAGAAAATTTACAGAATAAAAATATGCACAAACACAGTTACGCCGTGGAAGCGGGCATGCGCGCGTACGCTCGAAAATTTGGGGAAGACGAGGAAATGTGGGCGGTCGCCGGAGTTTTGCACGATTTCGATTATGAAAAATGGCCGCAAGAACATCCCACCAAAGGCAAACCGATTCTCGAGCAAATGAATGTGCCCGCCAATATTGTGCAGGCGATTCAGGAGCACGGAGACATCCCGGCAGAGAGTTTGATGGGAAAAGCGCTCAAAGCCGTAGATCGCTTGAGTGGATTCGTCACTGCGGTAGCATTGGTGCGTCCGGATAAAAAAATCGGGAGCGTTGAGGTGAAATCCGTGTTGAAAAAGATGAAAGACAAAGGGTTCGCCGCGCAAATTGATCGAGAGGATTTAAAAAAATGCGCTGACGATCTCGGGGTGCCTTTTGAAGAACATGTCGAGATTGTGCTGAGGGCCATGCAGGGGATTGCGGAGAAATTGGGATTGTAA
- a CDS encoding M48 family metallopeptidase, producing MALAYTQISKNKWESGGILLLFMVFVMAVGFLLAEVQSPGGGMIGLIIAAAISFIWTLVAYFTGDKIALAANGAKPIQKQDNPMVYNLVENLCISAGLPVPKIYLIQSEAMNAFATGRKPETASIAITTGLLSRLEKKEVEGVVAHELSHIGNYDIRLMTLVAALAGVIMILTDIFWHWSFHSRGGGGRKSGQLQLIMMVVGLVLIIFAPLISMLMQLAISRKREFLADASGALLTRYPEGLASALEKISQDSTPLPTASHGTAHLYISSPFKKKTWSNLFSTHPPIEARVKALREMNL from the coding sequence ATGGCCCTCGCTTACACTCAAATCTCAAAAAACAAGTGGGAATCCGGAGGAATACTCCTCCTATTCATGGTTTTTGTCATGGCTGTGGGTTTTTTACTCGCAGAAGTACAAAGTCCCGGAGGAGGCATGATTGGATTGATCATCGCAGCCGCGATTTCTTTTATCTGGACGCTTGTGGCCTATTTCACCGGGGACAAAATCGCCTTGGCCGCCAATGGTGCCAAACCGATTCAAAAACAAGACAATCCAATGGTTTACAACCTCGTTGAAAACCTTTGTATTTCCGCAGGCCTTCCGGTCCCGAAAATTTACCTCATCCAATCCGAGGCCATGAACGCGTTTGCCACAGGCCGCAAGCCCGAAACCGCGTCCATTGCCATCACCACGGGATTGCTTTCACGACTCGAGAAAAAAGAGGTCGAAGGCGTGGTTGCACATGAACTTTCCCACATCGGCAATTACGACATTCGACTCATGACCCTCGTGGCCGCCTTGGCCGGGGTGATCATGATTTTAACCGATATTTTTTGGCATTGGAGTTTTCACAGCCGTGGGGGAGGAGGCCGGAAAAGCGGTCAACTACAACTCATCATGATGGTGGTGGGGCTTGTGTTGATTATTTTTGCGCCGTTGATTTCAATGCTCATGCAACTCGCCATTTCCAGAAAGCGTGAATTCTTGGCCGATGCCTCAGGCGCCTTGCTCACGCGCTATCCCGAAGGCCTCGCCAGTGCTTTGGAAAAAATTTCACAAGATTCAACCCCGCTTCCAACCGCAAGTCACGGCACGGCCCATCTCTATATTTCCAGCCCATTCAAAAAGAAAACGTGGTCCAATCTGTTCTCAACCCATCCGCCGATTGAGGCGCGGGTGAAGGCGCTGAGAGAGATGAATTTATAA
- a CDS encoding rhodanese-like domain-containing protein, with the protein MLGITHHDELKGMIDRNDEFILVDVLPPESFLKHHLPGAINLPLHDENFKIMAERMIPDKSMVVVVYSKDSECDAGAKAAEALAKMGYKNVSDYQAGLKEWTDLGYSLDR; encoded by the coding sequence ATGCTCGGAATCACTCATCACGATGAACTCAAAGGCATGATCGACCGCAACGACGAATTTATACTCGTGGACGTGTTGCCCCCGGAATCCTTTCTCAAGCACCATCTTCCCGGAGCCATCAATCTTCCGCTTCATGATGAAAACTTCAAAATCATGGCGGAAAGAATGATCCCGGATAAATCCATGGTGGTGGTGGTGTATTCCAAAGATAGCGAATGCGATGCCGGAGCTAAAGCGGCCGAAGCTCTCGCAAAAATGGGATACAAAAACGTGAGTGATTATCAGGCCGGGCTTAAAGAATGGACTGACTTAGGTTATTCACTCGATCGATAA
- a CDS encoding thiamine pyrophosphate-dependent enzyme, producing MSIPLKHLDSKTMPHWCPGCGDFGIWMALKQAISQLDIPRENYVIVSGIGCGSKMPHWIKTYGIHSLHGRPAPVASGVHLANHKLTIIVIGGDGDGYGIGMGHFVHLLRRNYNLLYILQNNQVYGLTTGQTSPTSDSGYCSISTPEGVLETPVNPIQLAIAGGATFVARSFAGDIKHLSDMITRGIQHKGTAILDVLQPCVTFNKKNTYQWYQQRIHKLEEEPGYDPSNKLTALEAALAWEDRIHIGLYFKEERPTYEDRLPQLNDLPLVKQPIEEVPVEELLNRLR from the coding sequence ATGTCAATTCCGCTCAAACATCTCGACAGTAAAACGATGCCGCATTGGTGCCCGGGTTGTGGCGATTTCGGGATTTGGATGGCGCTGAAACAAGCCATTTCTCAACTCGATATTCCTCGTGAAAATTATGTGATTGTGTCCGGGATCGGGTGTGGCTCAAAAATGCCACATTGGATCAAGACGTATGGAATTCACTCCTTGCATGGCCGTCCGGCGCCGGTGGCGAGTGGTGTGCACTTGGCCAACCACAAGCTCACGATCATCGTGATCGGGGGCGATGGGGACGGGTACGGAATTGGGATGGGACATTTTGTGCATCTTTTGCGACGCAATTACAATTTGCTTTATATTTTGCAAAACAACCAGGTTTACGGGTTGACCACAGGGCAAACCTCGCCCACCAGTGACTCGGGGTATTGTTCGATTTCAACTCCCGAGGGAGTTTTGGAAACGCCTGTGAATCCGATTCAACTCGCGATTGCCGGGGGCGCAACCTTTGTAGCGCGCAGTTTTGCCGGGGACATCAAACATCTTTCCGATATGATCACACGTGGAATTCAACACAAAGGCACTGCGATTCTCGATGTGCTTCAGCCGTGCGTGACTTTCAATAAAAAAAATACGTATCAATGGTATCAACAACGCATTCACAAACTCGAGGAAGAGCCGGGGTATGATCCTTCGAATAAGCTGACCGCGCTCGAGGCTGCGTTGGCGTGGGAGGATCGCATTCACATCGGGTTGTATTTTAAAGAGGAGCGGCCCACGTATGAGGATCGCTTGCCTCAACTCAATGATTTACCGTTGGTGAAACAGCCGATTGAGGAGGTGCCGGTTGAAGAATTATTGAATCGTTTGAGATAA
- a CDS encoding DUF1297 domain-containing protein: MNIAKTLKSYDPQNITIASLGGHSALDVCHGAKKYGFKTLVIAQKGREKTYTKYFKTREEGTLGCVDDVILVDQFSDILKPNVQKELRKRNAIFIHNRYFWVYFKDFAKIEKEFDVPIYGNRVLVKLEERDQPLNQYHLLEKAGIRTPRMIRKGEENLDEKKLRKRLDEHFVTQKGGPLLVKVNEAIRGYERAFFVITSTAAYFDFGAKMIALGKITRKDLDRSVIEEFVLGAPVNFNYFYSNLNGELELMGTDTRRQTSLDGFLRLDAETQRTLIKGGYKPSMIETGHIACTTKESLLEKAFEAGEKFIATLKKEIKGGMIGPFALQGAIAAEEGREVLVVFDVSMRIPGSPGTRFTPITGYLYGETMSYGERIALELRQAVEENKLGEIVTGNFIKF, translated from the coding sequence ATGAATATTGCCAAAACCCTCAAGTCGTACGACCCCCAAAACATCACCATTGCCTCCTTGGGAGGGCATAGCGCTCTTGACGTGTGCCATGGTGCGAAAAAATACGGTTTTAAAACTCTCGTAATCGCACAAAAAGGCCGCGAAAAAACTTACACAAAATATTTTAAAACGCGTGAAGAAGGAACGCTCGGTTGCGTGGATGACGTGATTTTGGTGGATCAATTTTCAGATATTTTAAAGCCCAATGTGCAAAAAGAATTGCGCAAACGCAACGCCATTTTCATCCACAACCGTTATTTTTGGGTTTATTTTAAGGATTTTGCAAAGATCGAAAAAGAATTCGATGTGCCGATTTACGGCAATCGTGTATTGGTCAAACTCGAGGAGCGCGATCAACCCCTCAACCAATATCATCTTTTGGAAAAAGCCGGGATTCGCACCCCGCGCATGATTCGAAAAGGCGAAGAAAATTTGGATGAAAAAAAGTTGAGAAAACGATTAGATGAACATTTTGTGACACAAAAAGGCGGACCGCTTTTGGTCAAAGTGAATGAAGCGATTCGCGGGTATGAACGCGCTTTTTTCGTGATTACAAGTACGGCCGCGTATTTCGACTTTGGCGCCAAGATGATTGCTCTGGGGAAAATCACACGCAAAGATCTCGACCGTTCCGTGATCGAAGAATTTGTTTTGGGCGCACCGGTTAATTTTAATTATTTTTACTCCAATTTGAACGGAGAACTCGAACTCATGGGAACGGACACGCGCCGCCAAACCAGTCTCGACGGATTTTTGCGACTCGATGCCGAGACTCAACGCACATTGATTAAGGGCGGATACAAGCCCTCGATGATTGAAACCGGACACATCGCTTGCACCACCAAAGAATCGTTGTTGGAAAAAGCCTTTGAAGCCGGAGAAAAATTCATCGCCACACTCAAAAAAGAGATCAAAGGCGGGATGATCGGACCGTTCGCCTTGCAAGGTGCCATTGCCGCCGAAGAAGGGCGCGAAGTCTTGGTCGTGTTTGATGTTTCGATGCGTATCCCGGGGTCGCCGGGCACTCGGTTTACGCCAATCACCGGGTATTTATATGGAGAAACCATGAGTTACGGTGAGCGCATCGCCCTGGAACTCCGTCAAGCCGTAGAAGAAAATAAATTGGGGGAAATCGTAACGTGAAATTTCATTAAATTTTAA
- a CDS encoding 2-oxoacid:acceptor oxidoreductase subunit alpha produces MNTITWMVGGAAGAGINASGEMFSRCFTRGGLNVLAYLEYPSLIRGGHNSYHIRVSPEPVYSQVRGIDLLVCLNKETFELHKNELSSGAGVLFDPENFSLEPKNLPQPETTHLFPVPFLKIVKEHGGIDIMRNTVALGASLALFKYPFEHLEGLIVKQFEKKGEKVVSLNVKMAKIGYDYVLEHFDSAKAFPFSMAPTQNKPKMLLSGNQSLSYGAMKAGCKLFCAYPMTPASSILSVFAKHERDLNIVVKQPEDELAAVLYCIGAGYAGVRAMTSTSGGGFALMVESLSLAGMIEVPLVVVESQRPGPATGFPTWTGQADLKFVIHAGHDEFPKLVLAPGDVSEAYLYIQHAFNFAEKYHIPVIVLSDKYLSESHFSADDFEKLAVKIDRGPMVSEKEIEKFKETMEDFPRYQVTESGVSPRILPGMPHTRYVANSYEHDATGELDESAENRIAMHQKRLRKMETLAKELPNPPIYGPEDADLSIIAWGSTKGAVLEAMRSLEAEGIRVNFMHVIYLSPFPKKAVSDFLKKAKESLLIEGNYRGQLGELIREHTLLDVDEKFLKYDGRPFYPEEICEKVKNFIGE; encoded by the coding sequence ATGAATACAATCACTTGGATGGTAGGAGGAGCAGCTGGAGCAGGCATCAATGCCTCGGGAGAGATGTTTTCCCGATGCTTTACGCGCGGAGGGTTGAATGTCCTCGCTTATCTCGAATACCCTTCCCTGATCCGTGGCGGGCACAACAGCTACCATATTCGAGTGAGCCCGGAACCGGTTTATTCCCAGGTTCGTGGCATTGATCTTTTGGTGTGCTTGAATAAAGAGACTTTTGAATTGCATAAAAACGAGCTTTCTTCCGGGGCCGGTGTTCTTTTTGACCCTGAAAATTTCTCATTGGAACCTAAAAATCTTCCTCAGCCCGAAACCACACATCTTTTCCCGGTTCCTTTCCTTAAAATCGTGAAAGAACACGGCGGCATCGACATCATGCGAAATACCGTGGCTCTGGGCGCGTCGTTGGCTTTGTTTAAATATCCGTTCGAACATCTCGAAGGACTGATTGTGAAACAATTTGAGAAAAAAGGAGAAAAAGTCGTTTCTCTGAATGTAAAAATGGCAAAAATCGGATATGACTATGTTTTGGAACATTTTGATTCGGCAAAAGCGTTCCCCTTTTCCATGGCGCCAACCCAAAATAAGCCAAAAATGCTGCTTTCCGGAAATCAATCCTTATCTTATGGGGCCATGAAAGCCGGGTGCAAACTGTTCTGTGCGTATCCGATGACTCCGGCGTCGAGCATTTTGTCGGTTTTTGCAAAACATGAACGAGACCTCAATATTGTGGTGAAGCAACCCGAAGATGAATTGGCTGCGGTTTTGTATTGCATTGGAGCCGGGTATGCCGGAGTGCGCGCCATGACCTCGACTTCGGGCGGCGGATTTGCGCTCATGGTGGAGTCGTTGAGCCTTGCAGGTATGATTGAAGTCCCGTTGGTGGTGGTGGAATCTCAACGCCCCGGGCCTGCGACCGGTTTTCCAACCTGGACCGGGCAAGCGGATCTTAAATTTGTGATTCATGCCGGGCATGATGAATTTCCCAAACTCGTTTTGGCCCCCGGAGATGTGAGCGAAGCGTACCTTTATATACAACACGCGTTCAATTTTGCGGAAAAATATCATATTCCGGTGATCGTGCTGTCGGATAAATATCTTTCGGAAAGCCATTTTTCAGCCGATGATTTTGAAAAACTCGCGGTTAAGATTGATCGTGGCCCCATGGTGAGTGAAAAAGAAATTGAGAAATTCAAAGAAACCATGGAAGATTTTCCGCGGTATCAAGTGACCGAGTCCGGGGTTTCGCCACGCATTCTTCCGGGCATGCCCCACACCCGTTATGTGGCGAATAGTTATGAGCACGATGCGACCGGAGAGTTGGATGAAAGCGCTGAAAATCGTATTGCGATGCATCAAAAACGTCTTCGCAAAATGGAAACATTGGCCAAAGAGCTTCCGAATCCGCCGATTTATGGGCCCGAGGATGCCGACCTTTCCATTATCGCGTGGGGCTCGACCAAAGGTGCGGTTTTAGAAGCCATGCGTAGTTTGGAAGCTGAAGGGATTCGCGTGAATTTTATGCATGTGATTTATCTGTCTCCATTCCCGAAAAAAGCGGTTTCCGACTTCCTTAAAAAGGCAAAAGAATCTCTCTTGATCGAAGGCAATTATCGCGGCCAACTTGGAGAATTGATTCGAGAACACACGCTTCTGGATGTGGATGAAAAATTCTTAAAATACGATGGCCGACCGTTTTATCCGGAAGAGATTTGTGAAAAAGTTAAAAATTTTATCGGAGAGTAG
- a CDS encoding 2Fe-2S iron-sulfur cluster-binding protein codes for MPNVTFSNSGQNVEVEKGESLQNVIQDNGWPIPFGCGTGICGTCLVRVLKGKENLSPIDETEKQTLDAMGSNDGEHRLACKCLVQGDVTVEQ; via the coding sequence ATGCCAAACGTTACGTTTTCCAATTCCGGGCAAAATGTAGAAGTTGAAAAAGGAGAATCGCTCCAAAACGTAATCCAAGATAATGGCTGGCCAATCCCCTTCGGATGTGGAACCGGGATTTGCGGAACGTGTCTTGTTCGAGTCTTAAAAGGCAAAGAAAATCTTTCCCCCATCGATGAAACCGAAAAACAGACCTTGGATGCCATGGGCTCAAACGACGGAGAACACCGATTGGCATGCAAATGCTTGGTGCAAGGGGATGTAACGGTGGAACAGTAG
- a CDS encoding GNAT family N-acetyltransferase: protein MQIKKAIIRDAQAMHRIHTKAVSTTCKNFYTKKQIAAWLEGRSPEGYHEGIQKGEMYVAEDKGEIVGFGHAIPGEVVAVFVDPDFHNQGIGKLLLGYGLKIASKNHQKVKVESTINAESFYKKQGFVKVKENIVIKKGEKLRMVILEFLVQGFFISNDSIILQPAPPQSAVSPTVNHGVEASDPHTWAAPL from the coding sequence ATGCAAATAAAAAAAGCCATCATTCGGGATGCTCAAGCCATGCATAGGATCCATACAAAGGCCGTGAGCACCACATGTAAAAATTTTTATACTAAAAAACAAATTGCAGCATGGCTAGAGGGAAGATCCCCGGAAGGGTATCATGAAGGAATTCAAAAAGGAGAAATGTATGTTGCGGAAGATAAAGGGGAAATTGTAGGTTTTGGTCATGCAATCCCCGGAGAAGTCGTCGCTGTTTTTGTCGATCCGGATTTTCATAATCAAGGCATCGGGAAGCTTCTATTGGGATACGGACTCAAAATCGCTTCCAAAAACCATCAAAAAGTGAAGGTTGAATCCACTATAAACGCCGAAAGTTTTTATAAAAAACAGGGTTTCGTAAAAGTAAAAGAAAATATAGTTATAAAAAAAGGAGAAAAACTTCGAATGGTTATTCTGGAGTTTTTAGTACAATGATTTTTTATCTCAAACGATTCAATAATTCTTCAACCGGCACCTCCTCAATCGGCTGTTTCACCAACGGTAAATCATTGAGTTGAGGCAAGCGATCCTCATACGTGGGCCGCTCCTCTTTAA
- a CDS encoding glycosyltransferase family 2 protein, whose translation MNPLLSIIIVNYNHKYFPRMCVEAVLKSNTNFSYEIIVVDNKSEDESIDYLREADKKGTIRLIESGANLGYGKANNLGVKHAKGEFIVISNPDIFVKQDTMQKMLDHLKKNKKIGILAPRLRYYNGKIQESCRRYMTFLDLVIKRTPLKKISVFKKRLDHYLMNDFDHNKTQSVDLVTGAYFMMKKEVYDEVKGFDPRYFLFMEDYDLCLKVHKAGYQVVYFPETEAEHYHKRLSGGNILGLLFHRVFWSHLKSSFQYFWKWRGKRP comes from the coding sequence ATGAACCCACTTCTTTCCATAATCATCGTCAATTACAACCACAAGTATTTCCCGCGGATGTGCGTTGAGGCGGTATTGAAAAGCAACACGAATTTTTCATACGAAATTATTGTGGTGGATAATAAATCCGAGGATGAGAGCATCGATTATTTGCGCGAAGCGGATAAAAAAGGGACGATTCGGTTGATCGAATCCGGGGCCAATTTGGGGTATGGAAAAGCCAATAATCTCGGCGTAAAACATGCCAAAGGAGAATTCATTGTGATTTCCAATCCCGATATTTTTGTGAAGCAGGACACCATGCAAAAAATGCTGGACCATCTTAAGAAAAATAAGAAAATTGGGATTTTGGCTCCGCGCCTTCGTTATTACAACGGGAAAATCCAGGAATCTTGTCGTCGTTACATGACGTTTCTTGATTTGGTCATCAAGCGCACGCCTTTAAAAAAAATCTCGGTTTTCAAGAAACGATTGGATCATTATTTGATGAATGACTTTGATCACAACAAAACGCAATCCGTCGATCTCGTCACCGGTGCGTATTTTATGATGAAAAAAGAGGTCTACGACGAAGTGAAAGGATTTGACCCGCGTTATTTTTTGTTCATGGAGGATTACGATCTTTGTTTAAAAGTGCATAAAGCCGGTTATCAAGTGGTCTATTTCCCGGAAACCGAAGCTGAGCACTACCACAAGCGCCTTTCCGGTGGTAATATTTTGGGGCTTTTGTTTCACCGTGTGTTTTGGAGTCATCTTAAAAGCTCTTTTCAATATTTTTGGAAATGGCGCGGCAAAAGGCCTTAA
- a CDS encoding sugar phosphate nucleotidyltransferase: MKTLLLAAGRSQRMTPIEDKNFLSFCGKPLIQHQLEALVESGLNDILIIGGKHNLKVLNEFAEQFLTKKKSLKLKVIEQEDLKAGMAGAVLAAEWAVSPQDSLFIVSGNDVVDKEAYRLMFAASGNESFSGFLLGKRVKSYFPGGYLKTDKRGEIKSIVEKPGAGKEPSDLVNLVLHFHRNAGELHKYLKSIKSARDDRYEKALDQMIKDGVKMQVVAYDGYWQAIKYPWHVLEVARHFFEIIPKRISPFAKIDKKANITGDVVIEEGAKVLAGATIVGPAYIGKNSVVATNALVRESYMGENCVIGFSTEVARSWLGNEVWTHSNYIGDSVIGNNVSFGAGTITGNLRFDEGNINVAIGDEKIDSGTNKLGLITGNNIRVGINASFMPGVKIGSNSLVGAGFVINQDIPEGSYVVGELKLKIVPNKNKALPSRDAMRKKL, from the coding sequence ATGAAAACGCTTCTTCTCGCCGCAGGCCGCAGTCAACGCATGACTCCAATTGAGGATAAAAACTTCCTTTCCTTTTGCGGGAAACCATTGATTCAACATCAACTCGAGGCCTTGGTGGAATCGGGATTGAATGACATTCTCATCATTGGCGGAAAACATAATTTAAAGGTGCTCAACGAATTTGCGGAACAATTTTTGACAAAGAAAAAAAGCCTCAAACTCAAAGTCATCGAACAAGAAGATCTAAAAGCCGGAATGGCCGGCGCCGTGCTGGCCGCGGAATGGGCGGTTTCTCCTCAGGATTCTCTGTTTATTGTGAGCGGAAACGATGTGGTCGATAAGGAGGCGTATCGCTTGATGTTCGCGGCTTCGGGAAATGAGAGTTTTTCAGGATTTTTATTGGGAAAACGAGTGAAATCGTATTTCCCGGGCGGGTATTTAAAGACGGATAAACGAGGCGAAATTAAGAGTATTGTTGAAAAACCCGGAGCAGGGAAAGAACCGAGCGATCTCGTGAATTTGGTTTTGCACTTTCACCGCAATGCGGGTGAATTGCACAAGTATTTAAAATCGATTAAAAGCGCGCGCGACGATCGTTATGAAAAAGCGCTCGATCAAATGATCAAAGACGGGGTGAAAATGCAGGTCGTAGCGTACGACGGGTATTGGCAAGCCATCAAATACCCGTGGCACGTGCTCGAAGTGGCGCGGCATTTTTTTGAAATTATACCCAAGCGTATTTCCCCCTTTGCAAAAATCGATAAAAAAGCCAACATCACGGGCGATGTGGTGATCGAAGAGGGCGCAAAAGTGCTGGCCGGAGCCACAATTGTGGGGCCCGCGTATATTGGAAAAAATTCCGTGGTGGCCACCAACGCGCTCGTTCGCGAGTCTTACATGGGTGAAAATTGTGTCATCGGTTTTAGCACCGAGGTGGCGAGAAGTTGGCTTGGCAATGAGGTTTGGACGCATTCCAATTATATCGGAGACAGCGTGATCGGGAACAATGTGTCTTTTGGCGCAGGCACGATCACAGGCAATCTTCGGTTTGACGAGGGCAATATTAACGTGGCGATTGGAGATGAGAAAATCGATTCCGGGACCAATAAGCTCGGCTTGATCACAGGCAATAATATTCGAGTGGGCATCAATGCCAGTTTTATGCCCGGAGTAAAAATCGGAAGCAATTCATTGGTGGGCGCGGGTTTTGTCATCAATCAAGACATCCCGGAGGGGAGTTATGTGGTCGGAGAATTGAAACTCAAAATTGTTCCAAATAAAAATAAGGCCCTTCCTTCTCGCGATGCGATGCGAAAAAAGCTATAA